A window of Pullulanibacillus sp. KACC 23026 genomic DNA:
AGATTTCCTTGAGGACAAAGGGATTCCTCCGGGACAAATCGAAGAAGCCTGTAGTGATATGTCGCCTTCCTTTATCTCTGGAATCGGAGAGCACTTTCCTGAGGCTCATTTGACATTTGATAAATTCCACATCATGAAACTGGTTAATAAAGCCTTAGATGAGGTCCGGCGACAGGAACAAAGAGAACAGCCGATTCTAAAAAAGACACGCTTCCTTTGGTTAAAGAATCAAGGGAATCTCACTGAAAAGCAACAAGAAAAAATGATTAAACTAAAGGACATGGAGTTAAAGACGGGGCGTGCTTACCGTCTAAAACTACTCCTACAAAAGTTATGGATCACCAATCGCTCCATCGCTGGGTTATACTTTGACGAGTGGTTGGATTGGGCCACGCGTTCAAGACTTCAGCCAATGGTTGACGTAGCTAAAACCTTAAAAGCACACAAACCAGGCATTTTAAGATGGTTCACCAGTAGGATGACCAATGGTCTACTTGAAGGGATCAACAGTTTGATTCAAGCAGCTAAACGCAAAGCTCGAGGATACAGGACAACCGAAAATCTGATAGCGATGATCTACGCAACCGTGAATAAACTTGAATTTGGGTTGTTGAACTATCGAGCTTATTAATTCCTTGTTAGCGTATAGACTCCTGCTCAACTGACAAATCGGTTGTCAAGTGGTCTCCTTGACGAGCGATTTGTCAGTTGAGAAACTATGAAAAGCTAACAGGGATAGTAGTCTAGTATTCTTTTACTATTTCTTACAGCTAAACACTAAACGGCGAGGAGCCATATTTATTTTGTAAATCAGGAGAAGGAATTGCGTTATGATAGGCGTGGTCAAACATGGCTGTAAATCGAATCTCTTCAGGATGTTCTTTTAAAAATAGATGAGGACTAAAAAAGTACACTTTTTGAAAAAAGAAATTGAAGTCAACAGTCATTTAATAAATTTTCCTTTATAATTATATATAAATCCTGTTTGTTTTTGGCTGTTTTCGTAAACTTTGTTGTTTTTTTAGGCTCCAATAAGCTCGCTTTCCGCGGGCAATCCGTGAGCCTCCTCGGCAAAATACGCCTGCGGGGTCTCACCTGGCTTGCTATTCCCGCAGGAGTCTCGCCTATTTCCACCTATTTTTATCAACTAGCAACACTCTTTTAGAAAAGAGCCTTGTTTTTATTAGAAAGGATGTTTTTGATGGCAGATTCAGTCAGCAAACCGTCTTGTTGTTCGGCAAACCGAAGTCAGATGATTTCATCCCAACCGATGACTCCTTTAGAGCGAAGCAATTCGACTAATGAAGGTAAGGGTATCTCAAAAGGGTTTATAAATAAAGAAAATATGATTTATATCCCAGGCGGAGAATTTCTGATGGGAACTGAAGACAAAGAAGGT
This region includes:
- a CDS encoding ISL3 family transposase, giving the protein MNAFDQDYNVFQDALKIEEPWYVFHHELDRDTGELHIYLEYRRGALFTCPNCGYDHCHVHDIQDQDRTWRHLDFWQYKTILHARMPRIKCIACGKIRTVHIDWARPGGGFSLFFESYVMSLMTEMPVAAVARQVGEHDTRLWRVFHHYVDKGMKTLDFSNVQRVALDETSSKRGHQYVTLFVDTDTKRVIFATEGKDSGTLKKFKDFLEDKGIPPGQIEEACSDMSPSFISGIGEHFPEAHLTFDKFHIMKLVNKALDEVRRQEQREQPILKKTRFLWLKNQGNLTEKQQEKMIKLKDMELKTGRAYRLKLLLQKLWITNRSIAGLYFDEWLDWATRSRLQPMVDVAKTLKAHKPGILRWFTSRMTNGLLEGINSLIQAAKRKARGYRTTENLIAMIYATVNKLEFGLLNYRAY